The nucleotide sequence AAGAACTATTCAGCAATGCTAAAAAAGTACGGTCACTATTAAAATAGGTCGATTTGCAAATGAACATTAAAGTTGTTCCGACGAAGTCATGTCAAAAAACAGCGTTTTCACGCATTTTTCAGGTTAAACATGAAAGGTACTTCAGTTACAGTGATGAGAATGACAAGGACGAAGAAGCAGAAGAATACGAAATCAAAAAAGGTGCGGGACCTTGTGATATACTAAAAAGTCAAACACCAAGTAAAGAGGCAGGTAAAGACATCAAGAAAAATAAACCGAAAAAATAGTTTAATAATACTTTTTCAGGTTCTTTTAAGGTTTGATTCATAGTAAAAATCTTGGTATTAAATTGGTATTACAAATCAGCAAAATGATACTTTTTGATACCATTAGATACCATTAAATACTAAATGACAAAAAATCACTTTTATTGTCGGTAAATTAAGTAAAAATAATAGTTTAGACGAAACAGTTCAGGCGTAGCTCAATGGTGGAGCATCCGGCTGTTAACCGGAGGGTTGTAGGTTCGAATCCTACCGCCTGAGATGGCTTGTCCTCAAACTACACAAAGGTGGTTTGTTTTGAATAGATGGACTTATATCGGGCAACTGATATAGGTCCATTTCTATTTTAGACTTGTCACCATTAACCCTAATTTCTTTTATTAAGAGATTTAAGAGGTGCCTTTTCTCAACATATTCCAATCTATCAAAGACGTCATGGAAGCACTTAAGATTACTCTTAATTGCTTCTGCGGTTATAATGTGATTTTTAATTTTGTCTATTTTGGATTTTATCTGTTCTATTTCTTTAGTAAGTTCATTTTGTTGTTGTATTAATTTTTTTTGCCCTTCTGCAAAGAGATCCACATCTTTATTCTCTCGCAATCTTTGACTCACACAGTTCGTCCAGTTCTGTATATCAATTTCCAGTTCTGCCTGTTTTTTTGTTTTTGAGCTTAAGTCGCTCAATAATTCTGGAAAAACTCCATTTACTGATCTATGAGCTTTCTTAATCATTTCATCAACAATTTTCGGTGAATCAGATAAGAATTTTATTCGTTCTATGACAACATTTTCTAACTCCTTTGCAGGTATATAGCGATATTTACACGCATTTTTATCATTTTTATTGACTTTTGTACAACGGTAATATAGATATGTTCCACTTTTCGAATGAGATGCACCGGGAGTCATTGTAGAACCACAATAATTACATCGCACCAAACCTGTGAGTAAAAAATCATATCGTCTATTCTTATATGGAGAACTTTTCTTTTTCCCATTCCTATCTAAATAACTTTGGACTTGATTAAATAATCCTTCTTCAATAATTGCTGGATGTTCCCCATCATATAACTTATCTCCATACCTTATCTTGCCGATATAGATAGGATTTCGCAGGTGATATTTTAGAGTAGTCTTACAGAATTTCTTACCACCCATATGTCTACCTTTTTTGGTTATCCATGCCTTAGTGCGATATCCTCTTTCGTTAATGACTTTTGCTGCATTTAGACATGATTTTTCCTTTAGGTAAGTCTTGAACATAAATTCAACCTGTTTGACTTCTTTTCTATTAACCACTATTTTCTTGGTCTCACGGTCAAGGTCAAAACCAACCACAGGATATCCACCCAACCATTTTCCTTTCTTTGCAGAGGCTAATTTTTTATCTCGTGTTCTTTCGCTATTGATTTCTCGTTCAAACTGCGCAAAACTTAAAAGGATATGTAGCATCAGCCGTCCCATAGAAGTTGTGGTATCAAATTTCTGGGTTACAGATACAAATGAGATATTATATTTTTCAAAGAGTTCCCACATTTTACCAAAGTCTCTTAAACTTCTGGTTAACCTGTCAATTTTATATACCACAATAGCATTAAACTTACCTCTTCTTGCATCAGCGAGTAATTTCTGAAGTCCAGGCCGGTCCATATTACCACCAGTGTAACCAGGATCATTATATTTCTCAGGATATACCTCCCAACCCAGTGCTTCCTGGCTTTTGATATAATTCTCTGCATATTCTCTCTGGCTATCAAGAGAAGTAAAATCAGAAGTTAACTGTTCTTCATCTGAAACTCTTGTGTAAATAGCACAAATTGTTTTCTGTTTTTGTTCCATAAGTTTCCACCTACTTAATGAAGTTCAGGTAATAGGCCCATAAATAATCCACCTACTTGTGAGCCATTCTGAGTATCCATTATTTTTTCTTTACCAAATGTGATCTTGCCTTTTTCATTTTTTACTGGTATTGACCATGTTTTGATTCTTTTTCCAGTTACAACAGATACCATTAGAATTTTGACGCTATCAGGTGCCTCGCTTGGTCTGATACTAAGGTCAATAGGTTTACTCCCTTTCCCGGTTACCATCCAGCCTTCAGTAATAGTAATATAAGCCCATACATTTTCTTTTTCCATTAACTTCTTGATAGCAGCAAGAGTTTTCATCTTTTCTTCTTCACTCGAAATTGTTAGGGGAATAATATTTTGACCTGCGGGAGTCAGACACATAATCAAAGGACAATGATAGCCATCCTGCTGCAGTATCAGTTTTGCTTTTTCTTTGACTTCTTCAGCAAATTTAAATATATCCATACTTTGATTACTCCTTCCTGCCACGAGTCCACCACCATAATAAAGATTTACCTGTTAATTTTTTACATTTAATGCTCTGTTCAGTTCAATGAATGCCATAATAAAACATACAACTATAATGATTATAACAGTCAAGACTATTATCATAGTGGTTTATTTGACTCTTCGCTTAAATTCTTATCTTTGAGAAATCTATCTTTATAAACCTGCCTTCTCCTTTCAACCATTTCTTGAGTATGGAACACAGGTGTTTTAGGAACCTCTTTTCTCATTTTCTGACAGTACCATCTATATGCACGTTCGCAGGCTTTCCATCGCCGGCTGAATTTAACCTGCTTGGTTAACTTCCAGGTATTTGTCTTCTTATTTTCCTTATAAACAAATGCTGAAAACTTGCCATCAACTTTTTCAGTTGTGTAACCACACATATAATTTATGCGCAGTCCCTTTGTCTGCCAATACCTGTAATTTGGCTGTTTCGGAAACAAGCCCATTTCACTTGCTATCTGGTTTAATTTACTAATAATATCCTGATAATCCATAATTCATCCCTCCCGACGGTATTCGGCTATTATACCCAATGTACATTTGGGCTCTTTTTCAAGGGAAAGTCAAGTCCTTTCTGAAAATTCTTTTTTATTCTCTTGTAGCACTTCTTCCGACGATATCTGCCCAGATGCTTTTTTACCCTTTTTGGAAGATATCGCTTTCTTTTCCTCAATAAGGCGCAATACTCCTTCAGTTAGAATTTCAACAATCCTGTCCAATCTCTCTTCTGGTGTTAAATCTTGGTATTCATCCCACATTTATTCCTTGCCTCTCATCTAATATATACTACTTGCTTATTAAAATCAGACAGGTCATTTTTTATTTTCCCTATGTATTTTTTACACCTCTGATTAAGGTTGAAAAGAAAAAAAAGATTTTTTTAATTAACTATTGACAAATTAGCAAATTTGTGCTATAATATATATTAGATTTGAAAGGAGGCGATTTAAATGCCCAGAAAACCAGAAAATGAGTTAACTGATAAGGAGAAAGAAATTCTTAAATTCATTAATGAGCAGATAGAAGAAACTGGTTCTGCTCCCACTTTAAGAGAAATAGGGCAGAGGTTTAAATTTACTTCCACAGGCCATATTCGTTATTACTTAAGGAAGCTTATTAGAAAAGGGTTCATAAAAAGGACCCGTAAGGCACGAGGTATCATTATAGGGTCAAGGAAGGCAGTTTCCAGTGGTACTGCTCGGTTACCAATTGTAGGTAAAGTTCCTGCAGGAGCTCCTGTGCCTGCTATAGAAGATATTGAAGGCTATATTAACATTGATAAAGATATTGCCAGAGGTGAGATGGTTTTTGCCTTAAGAGTTAAAGGTGACAGTATGGTTGGTGCTGGAATATTAGATGATGACATAGTTATTGTTCGGAAACAATCAGTATCTGATAGTGGCGATTTTGTAGTTGCTGATGTTAATGGCGAGGCAACAGTAAAAAAACTTAAAATAGCAAAAGACAAAATAATCCTTGAACCAGCTAATCCTGCTTATGAACCTATTGTTACTGATCGTGCCACAATAATTGGTAAAGTAATCAGTCTGGTCAGAAATTATAGTACAAGAAGAATCTCGTGAAGGAGGTGCATCGTAATGCAAATACGATTATTAGAAGCATATGGTATTGAACCTATGGTGATAGAGGTTTGGGAAAGAAAATATGGGAAGGAATTACTTCCTATCCAGGAACGGGTATTTAAAGAGACATCATTTCTGCGAGGCAAAAATCTTATAGTTTTTGCTCCCACATCAAGTGGTAAAACTTTTATTGGTGAAATGAAAGCAGTTATTGATGCTAGAAAACGAAAGAAAGTAATTTACCTCGTTCCACAGAAAGCATTAGCAGAAGAAAAATACGAAGAGTTTCGTAACTGGTATCTTCCTCTTGATATAAAGACGGTGGTATCAACTCATGATAGACGTGAATATGATGAGGATATTGAAAAATGTAGATTTGATATAGCAGTTGTTGTATATGAGAAATTGATTTCCTTACTTGTTCACAATGGTAAATTCCTAAATGATGTTAGTTTAATTGTAGTTGATGAACTGCAAATGATTGGCGAAGAAGAGCGTGGACCAGTCTTAGAAATGTTTTTAACCCGTCTTCTTCTTTCTGAAAAAAAGCCACAAATTGTTGGACTATCTGCAGTATTAGGAAAGTGTGAGAAACTTGCTGAATGGCTAAATGCCGAACTTCTCTATGATGACAAACGTCCTGTGGAACTAAGACAGGGAGTATTTCACCGTGGAATATTTCGTTATCAAGAACATAATAGCAAGAAAGAAGGTCAGGAAGTGTGGATTAAGAAAGAGGTTGATAAATTTCACGAAATACTTTCAGAACAAGCAAAATTAAAAGGTCGGGATGAAGAAAAAATATACAGAGATATGGTAGATGAGTTCCATAAACAGATAATGATTTTTCTTGCAAAACATCTGGCAGAAAAAGGTGAGCAAGTAATAATGTTTCTTAAAGATAAAAGATTAATTCACGAATTTGCCAATAAATTAGCTGAGATTGTAAATCTTCCTGAGGCTAAAGAAGCAATTGATGAACTTAATACTTATGAAGATACAGTGATAAAGGACTTTCTTATCAAATTACTTAAAAAAGGTATTTGCATTCATCATGCTGATTTAAATTTTGAACAGAGAAATTTAGTTGAACGATACTACAAAAAAGGAGAAATCAGGATTCTACTTGCTACTTCTACTTTAGCCTATGGACTTAACCTGCCTGCAAAAAGTGCAATTATTGACTTAGAGAAATGGTATACCAATCCTCATAAGACTGACCGGCCTGTAATTGTTAAACTTTCTAAAATTGACTTTGAAAATATGGGAGGAAGAGTAGGAAGATACGGATACATTAGCGATTTTGGAAGAGCGATTTTAGTTACTATGTCCAGTTTTCATGTAGATGGTATATTAGACGAATATGTAAAAAGTGGATTTGAAGAAGTGAAATCAGCGATGGATTCAAAGGATATGGATAAACATATTTTGAATCTTTTTGCTTCTGGCCTGTGCCATACCTCCAGCGAGGTAAAAGATTTTCTTTTACATACTTTTGCCAGTGAGACTATCTGGAAGAAGGAACTTACTGATCAGGATTATGATAAATTTATTTCGCAGACCATTGATTATTGTATTAAAGGCGAACTCATAACTCAAGATAATAAGGGCATTATTTCAGTAACTAAACAAGGTGAAGTTGCCAGTCAGAAAGGGATTCATGTAGAGACTGCTTTATCTATGCTTGAATGGCTGAAAAAAACCGAACCAGGACAATTTTCTACATTAGAGTTACTAATCATCTGTGGTCTTACTCCTGATGCAGAACAAGTTTATATACCACTATCCTGGAGTGAATATGAAAAGAATAAATATCGTAATCTACTGAAGCAAGTGGTTTATGAACAAGAACTACAGGATAGAAAATTCTTTACTGATCTGCTAAACAAATATTGGGAATATAGAACTGCCAGAGGTATAAAGAAAGCTTTGTCTTTATTTGATTGGATTAGCTCCAGAAAGACAAGCGAAATAGAGAAACAATTTGAAACTCATTCCGGTGTTCTTCAACGAGCAGGTGAAGAGTTCTCCTGGCTTGTTGAGACAATATCTGCATTAGCAGAAACCATCAGCTGGCCCGAGGATACATTAAAAAGGATTAATGAAATTTCCAGACAACTGATTTATGGTTTGCCCAAGCAAGGACTTGAACTATCTTCCTTGAGGATCCCCGGATTGGGCAGAGGATATCTAACCCGTTTAATCAAAGAAGGATTTGATACTGTAAAATGTTTAACTGAACTTTCTCAAGAAATTTTTATGAAATTACTGCCAAAAACCTTAGCTAAAAAAATCTATCAGCATTTTCATCCAGAAACAGTTCATATAAAACCTGAAAAATCTGCAAGTAAAATAAGTGAAAAAAGAGAAACCTACGAAACCAAATCAGAAACTACTGAAAAATCTTTCGATCCCCAAACACAAGTAATTTTGGCAATTGACTACAATCAACCTGATGTAATAATTTACAAAGGGCAAGCAGTCAAACTTAATCAGAAACAATTTCAATTGATTAATATATTAGTAAAATCTCCGGGTGATTGTGTCAGTTACCAAACTATTTATAACCAGCTCTGGACCGACCTCAGTTCAACTTCTCCACTTCAGATTCAGTATCACAAAAGCCAGCTCCTGACAAAAATTAAGCAGGCAGTATCTCATGAACGGGATGTTAATAATTTCATCATTACTATACCAAAAGAAGGATTGAAACTTAATCTTAGAAAAGAAGATATTAAGATTAATGGATTAGAACTTGTTCGATTTAAAAATATAGATATAGCACAACTTAATCGAAGACAGATAGAGGCATACAGGAAAATGTTCTTAGAAAAGAAAAAATTAACCATACAAAATTATTGTTCAATGTTTGGCATTACTAAACGGACTGCATTGCGAGATCTAACTCGTCTATTGGAAACAAAAATAATAAACAAACAAGGTCGAGGGAGAGCCGTTTATTATTTTTATCAGGGAATGTCGCGAAAGGCTGTCACGAAAAATGCACTTCAGAAAAGAACATAGAAATCGTGTCGCGATTTGACCAACTGGTATACCAAATTCAATGGTCAACTGAAATACCCCATTTTTGCTAAATATTCAAAATATTAAAGAATTACCTGCAAAATATTTGATTTCCCTATAAAATCGGTGCATAGAAATCTATGTACCGATTTTTTTATCTTTTCTTTAGTAACTCACCACTGAAATCAGTATACCGATAGCACCTTTCGGTATACTTTTTCCAATAAAAATTCCAAATAAATTCCAACTTTTGCCAATCTTTTTTCTTTATCTTTTTCATAAACTTCCCTGTGGTATTAAACTTGCCCGAGTAGTATGTGGGCCACAGGGAGGTCAAAATGGAGATAAAGAAATGGTTAGAACAATTTCCTTCCTCAGAAGAACTTGCCAACCTTTATCAAAGCTGGAGAGAAAAATACCCGCCACTAAAAAGTTTTTCTCTTCCGAAGCAGTTAATTGAATTCCTTCATAGTCGTGAGCCAGCAAATTTTAAGGCACAAGATGAAATCTTGTGTTCGCTTATATCAGAATGCCAGTTAAGTAAGGAACCATCAATTCTGGTTATGTATTTGTTTATTCTTTTGTATCCTTTCTTTGAGATTCCTTTCTACTACTGGAAAAAACAAGTGTGGAAATATCAGATTCCAGATGAAGAAATATGGAATGAAATCTGGATCGCTTTTTATGAAATTCTAAATGAAATCGATTTAGAGAAACGGAAAGAAAAAATTGGACTATTTTTCCAGAGTAAAGTTGGGAATCATCTGAAAAGAATTTACAGAAATGTGGTTAGGGAGGCAGAATCTACGATTATTTATCAGGATGAATTAAAACCATTTGAGATATATCTTCCTCAAAAAAAGAAGAAAGAGGAGTTTTCGAAAGAAGAAATTCTTGAAATGGAACTAATATTAGACCAATTAGTTAGCAAGAGAATAATAGACTCTATTGATAAGTATATCATTGCTGCAACAAAATTATGGAGAATGCCTCTAAAAGAAGTTGCTCGAAAATTGAATCTTTCTTATGATGCCGCACAAAGAAAGGGAGTACGAGCAAAAATTAAGATAGCTAAGGCTTTGCGAAAAAAATAATTTTTGAGGGTGTCTGAATTTAAATGATAAGGAGTATATATTAGATGAGAGGCAAGAAATTTGAGGTAAGTACAATGGACAAGGATAAATTCCAACAGGTTATTAATGATGCTTTTAGAAATCTAACCCTGTGTTTTGGAGGAATATTCCTGATACATCCTGTTAAAGACGAACTTATATGGGTGATGATGAAAAGCATAGAGGAAGTAT is from Elusimicrobiota bacterium and encodes:
- a CDS encoding recombinase family protein is translated as MEQKQKTICAIYTRVSDEEQLTSDFTSLDSQREYAENYIKSQEALGWEVYPEKYNDPGYTGGNMDRPGLQKLLADARRGKFNAIVVYKIDRLTRSLRDFGKMWELFEKYNISFVSVTQKFDTTTSMGRLMLHILLSFAQFEREINSERTRDKKLASAKKGKWLGGYPVVGFDLDRETKKIVVNRKEVKQVEFMFKTYLKEKSCLNAAKVINERGYRTKAWITKKGRHMGGKKFCKTTLKYHLRNPIYIGKIRYGDKLYDGEHPAIIEEGLFNQVQSYLDRNGKKKSSPYKNRRYDFLLTGLVRCNYCGSTMTPGASHSKSGTYLYYRCTKVNKNDKNACKYRYIPAKELENVVIERIKFLSDSPKIVDEMIKKAHRSVNGVFPELLSDLSSKTKKQAELEIDIQNWTNCVSQRLRENKDVDLFAEGQKKLIQQQNELTKEIEQIKSKIDKIKNHIITAEAIKSNLKCFHDVFDRLEYVEKRHLLNLLIKEIRVNGDKSKIEMDLYQLPDISPSIQNKPPLCSLRTSHLRR
- the lexA gene encoding transcriptional repressor LexA, with protein sequence MPRKPENELTDKEKEILKFINEQIEETGSAPTLREIGQRFKFTSTGHIRYYLRKLIRKGFIKRTRKARGIIIGSRKAVSSGTARLPIVGKVPAGAPVPAIEDIEGYINIDKDIARGEMVFALRVKGDSMVGAGILDDDIVIVRKQSVSDSGDFVVADVNGEATVKKLKIAKDKIILEPANPAYEPIVTDRATIIGKVISLVRNYSTRRIS
- a CDS encoding DEAD/DEAH box helicase, with the protein product MVIEVWERKYGKELLPIQERVFKETSFLRGKNLIVFAPTSSGKTFIGEMKAVIDARKRKKVIYLVPQKALAEEKYEEFRNWYLPLDIKTVVSTHDRREYDEDIEKCRFDIAVVVYEKLISLLVHNGKFLNDVSLIVVDELQMIGEEERGPVLEMFLTRLLLSEKKPQIVGLSAVLGKCEKLAEWLNAELLYDDKRPVELRQGVFHRGIFRYQEHNSKKEGQEVWIKKEVDKFHEILSEQAKLKGRDEEKIYRDMVDEFHKQIMIFLAKHLAEKGEQVIMFLKDKRLIHEFANKLAEIVNLPEAKEAIDELNTYEDTVIKDFLIKLLKKGICIHHADLNFEQRNLVERYYKKGEIRILLATSTLAYGLNLPAKSAIIDLEKWYTNPHKTDRPVIVKLSKIDFENMGGRVGRYGYISDFGRAILVTMSSFHVDGILDEYVKSGFEEVKSAMDSKDMDKHILNLFASGLCHTSSEVKDFLLHTFASETIWKKELTDQDYDKFISQTIDYCIKGELITQDNKGIISVTKQGEVASQKGIHVETALSMLEWLKKTEPGQFSTLELLIICGLTPDAEQVYIPLSWSEYEKNKYRNLLKQVVYEQELQDRKFFTDLLNKYWEYRTARGIKKALSLFDWISSRKTSEIEKQFETHSGVLQRAGEEFSWLVETISALAETISWPEDTLKRINEISRQLIYGLPKQGLELSSLRIPGLGRGYLTRLIKEGFDTVKCLTELSQEIFMKLLPKTLAKKIYQHFHPETVHIKPEKSASKISEKRETYETKSETTEKSFDPQTQVILAIDYNQPDVIIYKGQAVKLNQKQFQLINILVKSPGDCVSYQTIYNQLWTDLSSTSPLQIQYHKSQLLTKIKQAVSHERDVNNFIITIPKEGLKLNLRKEDIKINGLELVRFKNIDIAQLNRRQIEAYRKMFLEKKKLTIQNYCSMFGITKRTALRDLTRLLETKIINKQGRGRAVYYFYQGMSRKAVTKNALQKRT